A single window of Salvia splendens isolate huo1 chromosome 6, SspV2, whole genome shotgun sequence DNA harbors:
- the LOC121808396 gene encoding uncharacterized protein LOC121808396 isoform X2, giving the protein MANHGSKFVSVNLNKSYGHHHFNGGSGPATAGRGRAGGGGMLVLSRNRGAAPKVVPKLSVPPPLNLPSLRKEHEKFDTSGPGGAGATAGTGTGSRPSSGVGWNKPVASATALAEKIENRVNGVGDAAGASRVGSYMPPSVRSTGPAASVSREFLPSAERAILLKGEDFPSLQAARPVSSGASQKHKDGLNQKQKQVLHDDSTQDKEESYHLGPKDDMHPPGQSLGINPSVENGSAVHIKAGGRMSDQIKKQEHLLPDPLPLVRMNPRSDWADDERDTGHGFVEQGRDIGYSNSGNYWDRDFDLPRPSILPHKPATNQNDRWGQRDNETGKVISSEVFKMDPYNKDVRTPSREGKEVNKWRTSLPKDGVSEIGNHRVDIGARMAVNNMAKENKYAPPYFGGDTVHDGSKDSAFGRRTMGLVGQQMQRNSSSDSYNNRGADRNSRDRHAFDQPNRFKADIFQNNALSRPYIASSGRRPPIADPIQEKKFSNSDRPYSDDIFSRDYISSGFDERDLFSDGLVGVVKRKKDAAKSTHFHDPIRESFEAELERVQKMQEVERQRIVEEQERALEQTRREEEERLRRIREEEERLRKLDEESHVAAWRAEQEQLEAVQKAEELRIAREEERKRIQLEEERRKQAARQMLQELEDKMAKRQAETVKVDASLPKTTVNEKLNAAVKEDLVSRNEDLETWEDGERMVENVTNSGSFNSSAYVKPAEISYPPRESSSNLINQGKPINSWKRDSLEYDGSFPSSQSDQETGHYSPWQDAVAGGRTGSRREFHGGPGFMPCRSYGVQDSYSDDFGYQKEQRWNLSGSSDSYGKLREMDFDFQDIADRYGDGGWGQGRTRSGARPPYPERLYPHSDATEFNSYGRSRYSVRLPRVPPPPSVSSVQKTNLRGVSEHSGPSAFLDDSIHHNHASLTESGRESDYYGTNQGGPRPSEIFGRPLESNSSECQKLNSGSRCDSQSSLSVSSPPTSPPQLSQDELDASGDSLVTSAVAEGDINLVTRTESDAHNGDSGHNAMMIVQDSVSTIEDEEWASENEDVMQQQEEYDEDEVGFREEEEVRDRNVEDLELNQKFEVRELEQRDVPHVMDNVVLGFDEGVEVEIPSDDVEKSIGHQEKSFGMNDGSVSMAEERVIIDRFPSDEQNLLTAEDCPGTSADSSSWKVLDTPALPGSIGQNVVATCTAAAADILDGADSSGSTCLAPQPTVLSSTVDVTAVTSQPIVSSVSSTGSQGDLPIKLHFGLFSGPSLIPSPVPAIQIGSIQMPLHIHPSVGPSITHMHPSQPPVFQFGQLRYTSPISQGILPVPPQSVSFVPPNMLGHLNLNQDVLSSGNHKDAQDASTQNMSKDETPSVLVNGQPRSVSASSVQSNGGLLLSVDTVSNENSAVHSSTSGASGPCDGKLMSNSSSHAEEKGQLRAASRNYPPPSKARGSDRQSHHAHPMTQSVNVDRNYGVRGAGALSSGRGRRFAYAVKSSNTRSLVQHHDMLADSNGFHRRPRRSVQRTEFRIRENNDRRPAPAVASSSALTRSGAKRSSMSNRTMKHTEPLASGKTISSEVDSSSKSQIISNSGEANLRRNAFEEDVDAPLQSGVVRVFKQPGIEAPSDEDDFIEVRSKRQMLNDRREQREKEIKAKSWTTKPPRKPRHSRQKDVVSRSNNKHPVPLGSEGTVVPQLAFSVPESSHFGTGGSTAFSSAASLPPIGTPPFNSEAHTIKPSQSDSVSVVSNSGKEREPGLFDSKNMVMSLSQTQIDEAMKPARYDSQISAVGGHSSPVSGQVLLPSSILTKDKTFSSGASPINSLLAGEKIQFGAVTSPTIIPPSSRVVSHGIGAPGSNRPDVQVSHNFHVAEKENILFFEKEKHPSDSCIPLRDCEAEAEAAASAAAINKDEIVGNGLSSVNDTKTFGRASVDGITTGVLGDQQMTSQSLGEELLSYSLPADLSIETTPISLWPPLPSPQSSTGQMLSHFPVGPSHFPFYEVNPLLGGPIFAFSPHDESSGTQSQPPKTTTSSSAPLGNWQQCHSGVDSFYGTPAGYPGPFIGPPGGIPGVQGPPHMVVYNHFAPVGQYGHVGLSFMGTTYIPSGKQADWINNGSSTATHIGEGDINSVNMTAVQRSSPITTPIQHLAPGSPLLPMPPPLPLFDASPFLPQMEGALPPQASHRDSIDQSLTANQFTESCTPTLSDDTGPTFSTAADTNGVPFRAELGMVDSVRSNTASSGQTAVQSMSASANAESGKIDTIETGKRYNNARSVKSQFSNKSLPTQQGNTSGRYYQRGHTSQRNNAVNELPHRRMGFHGRGGADRNLPAVRMKQIYVAKQTTTGNPST; this is encoded by the exons ATGGCCAATCATGGCTCCAAGTTTGTATCCGTCAATCTGAATAAGTCCTACGGGCACCATCATTTTAATGGGGGTAGCGGCCCCGCGACTGCTGGTCGGGGGCGGGCCGGGGGTGGAGGGATGTTGGTTCTATCTAGGAACCGAGGAGCTGCCCCCAAGGTTGTTCCTAAATTATCTGTTCCGCCCCCTTTGAATTTGCCATCATTGAGGAAAGAACATGAGAAATTTGATACCTCCGGACCCGGTGGGGCGGGGGCTACTGCTGGTACTGGGACTGGATCCAGACCTTCGTCCGGGGTTGGCTGGAACAAACCTGTCGCATCTGCCACTGCATTGGCCGAGAAGATTGAAAACAGGGTTAACGGAGTGGGTGATGCAGCTGGGGCAAGTAGAGTTGGTTCTTATATGCCACCGTCTGTTCGTTCTACGGGGCCTGCTGCTTCTGTATCTCGAGAATTCTTACCGTCTGCAGAGAGAGCTATTCTTTTGAAAGGTGAGGATTTCCCATCTCTGCAGGCTGCAAGGCCTGTCTCATCCGGGGCATCACAGAAACACAAGGATGGGTTAAACCAGAAGCAGAAGCAAGTCTTACATGATGATTCTACTCAGGATAAAGAGGAAAGCTATCATTTGGGTCCAAAGGATGATATGCATCCTCCCGGACAGTCCTTGGGAATAAATCCGTCGGTGGAAAATGGTAGTGCAGTCCACATAAAGGCTGGTGGAAGGATGTCCGATCAAATTAAGAAGCAGGAACATCTGTTGCCTGATCCACTGCCACTCGTTCGCATGAATCCAAGGTCTGATTGGGCCGATGATGAGCGTGACACGGGGCATGGGTTTGTGGAGCAAGGACGAGATATTGGATATTCAAACAGCGGAAATTATTGGGATAGAGATTTTGACTTGCCAAGGCCCAGCATTTTACCTCACAAGCCAGCTACAAATCAGAACGATAGATGGGGCCAACGAGACAATGAAACTGGGAAAGTTATTTCTAGTGAAGTCTTTAAAATGGACCCGTATAACAAAGATGTGAGGACACCTAGTCGGGAAGGTAAGGAAGTCAACAAATGGAGAACATCTCTTCCTAAAGATGGGGTTAGCGAAATTGGAAATCATAGAGTTGATATTGGTGCAAGAATGGCTGTTAATAATATGGCAAAGGAGAACAAATATGCCCCACCTTATTTTGGAGGAGACACTGTTCATGATGGCAGCAAGGATTCTGCATTTGGGAGGAGGACCATGGGACTTGTAGGACAACAGATGCAACGAAATAGTTCAAGTGATTCATATAATAACAGAGGGGCAGATCGTAATTCTCGGGATCGCCATGCCTTTGACCAACCTAATAGGTTTAAAGCTGATATTTTTCAGAATAATGCATTGTCCAGACCCTATATTGCTTCTAGTGGGAGAAGGCCTCCTATAGCTGACCCCATACAGGAAAAGAAGTTTTCAAATAGTGATAGACCCTACTCAGATGATATTTTCTCGAGAGACTACATTTCTTCAGGATTTGATGAAAGGGATCTCTTTTCAGATGGTCTTGTTGGAGTAGTTAAGAGGAAAAAAGATGCCGCCAAATCTACTCATTTTCATGATCCTATTCGAGAATCTTTTGAGGCAGAACTTGAAAGAGTCCAGAAAATGCAAGAGGTTGAGAGACAGAGGATCGTTGAAGAGCAAGAAAGAGCTTTGGAGCAAACTCGAAGGGAAGAGGAGGAGAGACTGCGAAGAATTAGGGAAGAGGAGGAAAGGCTGCGAAAGCTGGATGAAGAATCCCATGTAGCTGCATGGAGGGCAGAACAGGAGCAACTTGAAGCTGTTCAAAAAGCTGAAGAGCTGAGGATTGCcagggaagaagagaggaaaagAATTCAGTTAGAAGAAGAGAGGAGGAAACAGGCTGCGAGACAGATGCTTCAAGAATTGGAAGATAAGATGGCCAAAAGGCAGGCTGAAACTGTAAAGGTTGATGCTTCTTTACCTAAAACCACCGTTAACGAGAAACTAAATGCAGCTGTAAAAGAAGATCTTGTATCTAGGAATGAAGACTTGGAAACCTGGGAAGATGGTGAGAGAATGGTGGAAAATGTTACGAATTCAGGTTCATTTAATTCATCAGCTTATGTCAAACCTGCTGAGATCAGCTATCCTCCCAGAGAAAGTTCTTCAAACTTGATTAACCAAGGAAAACCTATTAATTCATGGAAAAGGGATTCTCTGGAATATGATGGCAGCTTCCCTTCATCTCAATCAGATCAAGAAACTGGTCATTACAGTCCTTGGCAGGATGCAGTTGCTGGTGGCAGAACAGGTTCACGAAGAGAGTTCCATGGTGGACCTGGCTTCATGCCTTGTAGGTCTTACGGAGTGCAAGACTCTTACTCAGATGATTTTGGATATCAAAAAGAACAAAGATGGAATCTTTCTGGCAGTTCTGACTCTTATGGGAAACTCAGAGAGATGGATTTCGATTTTCAGGATATTGCAGATCGATATGGAGATGGTGGATGGGGACAGGGACGCACTAGAAGTGGTGCTCGTCCTCCTTACCCAGAACGTTTGTATCCTCATTCTGATGCAACTGAATTTAATTCCTACGGGAGATCTAGGTACTCTGTCAGACTGCCTCGTGTCCCTCCCCCTCCTTCAGTTTCTTCAGTTCAAAAGACTAATCTTAGGGGAGTCAGTGAACACTCTGGTCCTTCAGCATTTCTAGATGACAGCATTCATCATAATCATGCTTCACTAACTGAATCTGGTAGGGAGTCAGATTATTATGGCACTAATCAAGGAGGTCCTCGGCCATCTGAGATTTTTGGAAGGCCGTTAGAAAGTAATTCCTCTGAATGTCAGAAATTGAACAGTGGATCGAGGTGTGATTCGCAATCTTCACTCTCCGTTTCCAGCCCCCCAACTTCTCCACCTCAACTATCCCAGGATGAGTTGGATGCATCTGGAGATTCTCTTGTAACATCTGCTGTAGCAGAAGGGGACATCAATTTAGTTACAAGGACTGAATCTGATGCCCACAATGGTGACTCTGGACATAATGCAATGATGATTGTGCAAGATTCTGTTTCAACTATTGAGGATGAAGAATGGGCTTCTGAAAATGAAGATGTAATGCAACAGCAAGAGGAATATGACGAGGATGAAGTTGGTTTTAGAGAAGAGGAGGAAGTGCGTGATAGGAATGTTGAGGATCTTGAGCTGAACCAGAAGTTTGAGGTACGGGAACTTGAGCAAAGAGACGTACCTCATGTGATGGACAATGTAGTCTTAGGTTTTGATGAAGGTGTTGAAGTTGAAATACCAAGTGATGATGTTGAGAAAAGTATAGGGCATCAAGAAAAATCATTTGGGATGAATGATGGTTCTGTCAGCATGGCTGAAGAAAGAGTCATCATTGATAGGTTTCCATCTGATGAACAAAATCTTCTGACTGCAGAGGATTGTCCTGGGACAAGTGCTGATAGCTCGTCTTGGAAAGTACTGGACACACCAGCTTTGCCAGGTTCTATTGGTCAAAATGTTGTTGCAACCTgtacagcagcagcagccgatATCTTAGATGGTGCTGATTCCTCAGGTAGCACCTGTCTAGCTCCCCAGCCAACTGTACTTTCCTCAACAGTTGATGTTACAGCTGTGACAAGTCAGCCTATCGTGTCATCTGTATCTTCTACTGGAAGTCAGGGTGATTTACCAATCAAGCTTCACTTTGGGCTATTTTCTGGCCCTTCTTTGATTCCTTCTCCAGTGCCTGCTATACAGATTGGTTCCATACAGATGCCCCTTCATATCCATCCTTCTGTTGGTCCATCCATTACTCATATGCATCCATCACAGCCTCCAGTGTTCCAATTTGGTCAGCTGCGATATACTTCTCCTATCTCACAGGGAATTTTGCCAGTACCCCCTCAATCAGTGTCTTTTGTTCCGCCTAACATGCTTGGCCATCTTAATCTAAATCAGGATGTTTTAAGCTCTGGAAATCACAAGGATGCTCAAGATGCTTCCACGCAGAACATGAGCAAGGACGAGACACCATCTGTTTTAGTGAATGGTCAGCCAAGATCTGTTTCTGCATCATCTGTGCAATCTAATGGTGGGCTTCTGTTGAGTGTAGATACAGTTTCAAATGAGAATTCTGCCGTCCATTCATCTACTTCTGGGGCCTCTGGGCCCTGTGATGGAAAATTGATGTCAAACTCAAGCTCACATGCTGAAGAGAAAGGGCAGCTTCGTGCTGCTTCAAGGAACTATCCACCACCATCGAAGGCAAGGGGATCTGACAGACAGTCCCATCATGCACATCCAATGACACAGTCTGTTAATGTTGACAGAAATTATGGAGTAAGAGGGGCAGGTGCATTGTCTAGTGGCAGGGGGAGAAGATTTGCTTATGCAGTTAAAAGTTCTAACACAAGATCATTGGTCCAGCATCATGATATGCTTGCAGATTCAAATGGTTTTCACAGGAGACCTCGAAGATCTGTCCAACGAACTGAATTCCGGATTCGTGAAAACAATGACAGAAGACCAGCACCTGCAGTGGCTTCTTCTAGTGCTTTAACTAGAAGTGGGGCCAAGAGGAGTAGCATGTCTAATAGAACTATGAAGCACACTGAGCCCTTGGCATCTGGAAAGACGATATCTTCGGAGGTTGATTCTTCGAGTAAGAGCCAGATTATCTCGAACTCTGGTGAAGCAAATCTGAGGAGAAATGCTTTTGAGGAGGATGTAGATGCTCCGTTACAAAGTGGTGTTGTGCGTGTTTTTAAACAACCTGGCATTGAAGCCCCTAGTGATGAGGACGATTTCATTGAAGTCAGATCCAAAAGGCAAATGCTAAATGATCGGCGTGAACAAAgggaaaaggaaataaaagCAAAATCATGGACCACCAAG CCACCACGTAAACCACGTCACTCCAGACAAAAGGATGTAGTCTCAAGaagcaataataaacacccagTACCATTGGGCAGTGAAGGAACAGTTGTTCCTCAATTGGCCTTTTCTGTACCTGAGAGCTCTCACTTTGGAACTGGAGGATCAACCGCATTTTCTTCTGCAGCTTCCCTGCCTCCAATTGGCACTCCTCCTTTTAATTCTGAAGCACATACTATCAA GCCTTCACAATCAGATTCTGTATCTGTCGTCTCTAACAGTGGAAAAGAACGTGAACCTGGCCTTTTTGACAGCAAAAATATG GTTATGTCTTTAAGCCAGACACAAATTGACGAGGCTATGAAACCTGCTCGGTATGATTCACAAATTTCTGCTGTTGGAGGTCATTCCAGCCCAGTTAGTGGCCAAGTCTTGCTACCATCATCTATTTTGACAAAGGACAAAACATTTTCTTCTGGTGCAAGTCCAATCAATTCATTGCTTGCTGGAGAGAAAATTCAATTTG GTGCTGTTACATCTCCCACAATTATTCCTCCTAGTAGCCGTGTTGTATCACATGGGATTGGTGCTCCAGGTTCCAATCGACCTGATGTGCAAGTATCCCACAACTTTCATGTAGCAGAGAAAGAAAATATACTTTTCTTTGAAAAGGAGAAGCACCCGAGTGACTCTTGCATTCCATTACGAGATTGTGAGGCTGAAGCAGAAGCAGCTGCTTCTGCTGCTGCTATTAACAAGGATGAGATAGTTGGGAATGGCTTAAGCTCAGTCAATGACACAAAGACTTTTGGTCGTGCTTCTGTTGACGGCATTACGACAG GTGTGCTTGGAGATCAGCAGATGACAAGTCAATCACTAGGTGAGGAGTTGCTAAGTTATTCTCTTCCGGCAGATCTGTCAATTGAGACAACACCAATCTCCTTATGGCCACCATTACCAAGTCCTCAAAGTTCTACTGGCCAGATGCTTTCTCATTTCCCTGTAGGTCCTTCCCACTTCCCCTTTTATGAGGTGAACCCTCTGTTGGGGGGTCCAATTTTTGCATTCAGTCCACATGATGAATCTTCTGGTACACAATCACAACCCCCAAAGACTACAACATCCAGTTCTGCTCCTCTTGGTAACTGGCAGCAATGCCATTCTGGTGTGGACTCGTTCTATGGTACTCCGGCTGGATATCCTGGTCCGTTCATTGGTCCTCCTGGAGGCATACCTGGGGTTCAGGGGCCTCCCCATATGGTTGTCTATAATCATTTTGCTCCTGTTGGACAATATGGGCATGTAGGTTTGAGTTTTATGGGTACCACCTATATCCCATCTGGGAAGCAAGCTGATTGGATAAATAATGGTTCGTCTACTGCAACGCATATTGGTGAGGGAGACATTAATAGTGTGAATATGACTGCTGTGCAGCGAAGTTCTCCCATTACGACTCCCATTCAGCATCTTGCCCCAGGATCTCCACTCTTGCCTATGCCCCCACCATTGCCCTTGTTTGATGCATCACCATTTCTG CCACAAATGGAGGGTGCATTGCCTCCTCAAGCCAGCCACAGAGACTCAATTGACCAATCTTTAACTGCCAATCAGTTCACGGAGTCTTGCACTCCCACATTATCAGATGACACTGGCCCAACTTTCTCTACTGCTGCTGATACAAATGGTGTCCCATTTCGTGCTGAATTAGGAATGGTAGATTCAGTGAGATCCAACACGGCTTCATCAGGGCAGACTGCAGTTCAGAGCATGTCCGCAAGTGCAAATGCTGAATCTGGCAAGATCGATACAATTGAGACTGGGAAACGATACAATAATGCAAGATCTGTGAAGAGTCAATTCTCAAATAAGAGTTTGCCCACCCAACAGGGTAATACCTCTGGTCGTTATTATCAGAGAGGCCACACATCACAAAGGAACAATGCAGTAAATGAATTGCCACACCGTAGGATGGGTTTCCATGGAAGGGGTGGCGCGGATAGAAATTTGCCTGCTGTAAGGATGAAACAGATCTACGTGGCTAAACAGACCACTACTGGGAATCCCTCTACATGA